A single window of Cellulomonas sp. NTE-D12 DNA harbors:
- the pfkB gene encoding 1-phosphofructokinase produces MIVTLTPNPSLDRALDVDRLEVGEVNRAHAAHVHPGGKGINVSRVLARQGVETRAVLPVGGADGDYLVRLLHEHQVPAVPVPIAGDTRTNLTLVDSRGTTTKVNAPGPQLSAAEVDAVLAAVEAQLATRPAALVAAGSLPAGAGESFFVRLAGLAARYSVPLVLDTSGTPFTRAVRAGGLCLVKPNDEELADLVGRELSTVGDVVEAAREVMSAGTKAVLVSLGAHGALLVLADGTWWAGGPALVPLSTVGAGDTTLAGYLGATGTPAERLRAAVAWGRAAVMMPGTAVPDPADVDVEAVHVVENPDPRLALKEL; encoded by the coding sequence ATGATCGTCACGCTGACCCCCAACCCGAGCCTGGACCGGGCTCTGGACGTCGACCGCCTGGAGGTCGGCGAGGTCAACCGCGCGCACGCCGCGCACGTGCACCCCGGCGGCAAGGGCATCAACGTGTCGCGGGTGCTCGCCCGTCAGGGCGTCGAGACCCGCGCGGTGCTGCCGGTGGGCGGTGCCGACGGCGACTACCTGGTGCGCCTGCTGCACGAGCACCAGGTGCCGGCCGTGCCGGTGCCGATCGCAGGGGACACCCGCACCAACCTGACGCTGGTCGACTCCCGCGGCACCACCACCAAGGTGAACGCGCCCGGTCCGCAGCTGTCCGCCGCCGAGGTCGACGCGGTGCTCGCGGCGGTCGAGGCGCAGCTGGCCACCCGGCCGGCCGCCCTGGTCGCCGCCGGCAGCCTGCCCGCGGGTGCGGGGGAGTCGTTCTTCGTCCGGCTGGCGGGCCTGGCCGCCCGGTACAGCGTGCCGCTGGTGCTGGACACCTCCGGCACCCCGTTCACCAGGGCCGTCCGGGCCGGTGGCCTGTGCCTGGTCAAGCCGAACGACGAGGAGCTGGCCGACCTGGTCGGCCGCGAGCTGAGCACGGTCGGCGACGTCGTCGAGGCCGCGCGCGAGGTGATGTCCGCCGGCACCAAGGCCGTGCTGGTCAGCCTCGGCGCCCACGGCGCGCTGCTGGTGCTGGCGGACGGCACATGGTGGGCCGGTGGGCCCGCCCTGGTGCCGCTGTCCACCGTCGGCGCGGGCGACACCACCCTCGCCGGCTACCTGGGCGCCACCGGCACCCCGGCCGAGCGGCTGCGTGCCGCGGTGGCGTGGGGACGGGCCGCCGTGATGATGCCGGGCACCGCCGTCCCGGACCCTGCCGACGTCGACGTGGAGGCCGTCCACGTCGTCGAGAACCCCGATCCCCGCCTCGCACTGAAGGAGCTGTGA
- a CDS encoding DeoR/GlpR family DNA-binding transcription regulator: MYAPERHQQILARARSEGRVDVASLAVELDVTPETVRRDLTALERHGLVRRVHGGAIPVERLGFEPGIADREGVLSGEKERIAKAALDELPDGGAIILDAGTTTVRLAELLPSDRELTVVTHALPVATVLATRQGITLHLVGGTVRGRTLAAVGTWALRDLGDIHADVAFLGTNGISVEHGLTTPDLAEASVKRALVAAARRTVVLADHTKVGRADFVHVAPIGAVDTLITDAGVDAELAEELESAGLRVVRA; the protein is encoded by the coding sequence GTGTACGCACCGGAGCGGCACCAGCAGATCCTGGCGCGGGCGCGCAGCGAGGGGCGCGTCGACGTCGCCTCGCTGGCGGTCGAGCTCGACGTCACGCCCGAGACCGTGCGCCGCGACCTGACCGCGCTCGAGCGGCACGGCCTGGTGCGCCGGGTGCACGGCGGCGCGATCCCGGTCGAGCGCCTCGGCTTCGAGCCCGGCATCGCCGATCGCGAGGGCGTCCTCTCCGGAGAGAAGGAGCGCATCGCCAAGGCGGCGCTCGACGAGCTGCCCGACGGGGGCGCGATCATCCTCGACGCCGGCACCACCACGGTGCGGCTGGCCGAGCTGCTGCCGAGCGACCGGGAGCTGACGGTGGTGACCCACGCGCTGCCGGTCGCCACGGTGCTCGCCACGCGGCAGGGCATCACGTTGCACCTGGTCGGCGGCACGGTGCGGGGCCGCACGCTCGCCGCCGTCGGCACCTGGGCGCTGCGGGACCTGGGCGACATCCACGCCGACGTCGCCTTCCTCGGCACCAACGGGATCAGCGTCGAGCACGGGCTGACCACCCCGGACCTTGCCGAGGCGTCCGTGAAGCGGGCGCTGGTGGCCGCCGCGCGGCGGACGGTGGTGCTGGCCGACCACACCAAGGTGGGCCGGGCCGACTTCGTCCACGTCGCCCCGATCGGTGCCGTCGACACGCTGATCACCGACGCCGGCGTGGACGCCGAGCTCGCCGAGGAGCTGGAGTCGGCCGGACTGAGGGTGGTGCGCGCATGA
- a CDS encoding PTS sugar transporter subunit IIA — MSTSLITPDLVAVDVVATDRDDVVRQLIDKLVAAGRVTDADGFAADVKAREAQMATGMPGGIGLPHARSQYVTTPSLALGKVPGGVDFGAPDGPATLVFLIAAPASGDADHLKILAALARRLVHPEFRQSLTDAPDAATVAEIITREVVPA; from the coding sequence GTGAGCACCTCGTTGATCACCCCCGACCTCGTCGCCGTCGACGTGGTCGCCACCGACCGGGACGACGTCGTCCGCCAGCTCATCGACAAGCTGGTGGCGGCCGGCCGCGTGACCGACGCCGACGGCTTCGCCGCCGACGTCAAGGCACGGGAGGCGCAGATGGCCACCGGCATGCCCGGCGGCATCGGCCTGCCGCACGCCCGGTCCCAGTACGTCACCACCCCCAGCCTCGCGCTGGGCAAGGTGCCGGGCGGCGTGGACTTCGGTGCCCCCGACGGGCCCGCGACCCTGGTCTTCCTCATCGCGGCCCCCGCGTCCGGTGACGCCGACCACCTGAAGATCCTGGCGGCGCTCGCGCGCCGCCTGGTGCACCCGGAGTTCCGGCAGTCGCTGACCGACGCGCCGGACGCCGCCACCGTTGCCGAGATCATCACCCGAGAGGTGGTTCCCGCATGA
- a CDS encoding PTS fructose transporter subunit IIBC has product MKFVAVSSCPTGIAHTYMAAEALEQAGKAAGHEVHVETQGAAGSVPLDPALIAEADGVIYAADLDVQGKERFAGKPITDVGVKKAVHDAPGVIAQAVAAVEAARAAGTAPAAGAAPVPVAVTPARTVGVGHRIRQYLMTGVSYMIPFVAAGGILIAIGFLIATVAWPSNGAIEVTKVVDGTNGAAFAKWIADGFSFTSGQSWAVLLFWIGKWAFAFLVPALSAYIAYGIADRPGIVPGMVGGFAAGLVGAGFLGGIVTGFLGGFLALWISRWKVPKGVRGVMPVVVIPLLSVAVVGVLTALVIGPPMKALNDGLSSWLSSLSGGSAVLLGVILGLMMCFDLGGPLNKVAYVFATTGLANAASTSAAPAKVMAAVMAAGMVPPLAVALATAVRPALWTENERESGKSAWLLGLSFISEGAIPFAAADPLRMIPSFMLGGAVTGGLVMAFGSGQLAPHGGIWVLALISKPLLFLLALVVGTVVSALAVMAMKRLGQGSDAEIADEAVTRPAVARVA; this is encoded by the coding sequence ATGAAGTTCGTCGCCGTGTCGTCATGCCCCACGGGCATCGCGCACACCTACATGGCCGCTGAGGCCCTCGAGCAGGCCGGTAAGGCGGCCGGCCACGAGGTCCACGTCGAGACGCAGGGTGCCGCGGGTTCCGTCCCGCTGGACCCGGCGCTCATCGCCGAGGCGGACGGCGTCATCTACGCCGCCGACCTGGACGTGCAGGGCAAGGAGCGGTTCGCCGGCAAGCCGATCACGGACGTCGGCGTGAAGAAGGCCGTGCACGACGCGCCCGGCGTGATCGCGCAGGCCGTCGCCGCGGTCGAGGCGGCGCGTGCCGCCGGTACGGCTCCCGCTGCCGGTGCCGCCCCGGTGCCGGTCGCGGTCACCCCTGCGCGGACCGTCGGGGTGGGTCACCGCATCCGGCAGTACCTGATGACCGGCGTGTCGTACATGATCCCGTTCGTCGCCGCCGGCGGCATCCTCATCGCGATCGGCTTCCTGATCGCGACCGTGGCGTGGCCGTCCAACGGCGCCATCGAGGTCACCAAGGTGGTGGACGGCACCAACGGTGCGGCGTTCGCCAAGTGGATCGCCGACGGGTTCTCGTTCACCTCCGGGCAGTCGTGGGCCGTGCTGCTGTTCTGGATCGGGAAGTGGGCCTTCGCCTTCCTGGTCCCGGCGCTGTCGGCGTACATCGCCTACGGCATCGCCGACCGTCCGGGCATCGTGCCCGGCATGGTGGGCGGCTTCGCGGCCGGCCTGGTCGGCGCCGGGTTCCTCGGCGGCATCGTCACCGGCTTCCTCGGCGGCTTCCTCGCGCTGTGGATCTCCCGCTGGAAGGTGCCCAAGGGCGTGCGGGGCGTGATGCCCGTCGTGGTGATCCCGCTGCTGTCCGTCGCCGTGGTCGGCGTGCTGACCGCCCTGGTGATCGGTCCGCCGATGAAGGCGCTGAACGACGGGCTCTCGAGCTGGCTGTCCAGCCTGTCCGGCGGCAGCGCGGTGCTGCTCGGTGTGATCCTGGGCCTGATGATGTGCTTCGACCTCGGCGGACCGCTGAACAAGGTGGCCTACGTCTTCGCCACCACCGGTCTGGCCAACGCCGCCAGCACGTCGGCCGCCCCGGCCAAGGTGATGGCCGCCGTGATGGCCGCGGGCATGGTCCCGCCGCTGGCCGTCGCGCTGGCCACCGCCGTCCGTCCGGCGCTGTGGACGGAGAACGAGCGGGAGTCCGGCAAGTCCGCCTGGCTCCTCGGCCTGTCCTTCATCTCCGAGGGCGCCATCCCGTTCGCTGCGGCCGACCCGCTGCGGATGATCCCGTCGTTCATGCTCGGCGGCGCCGTGACCGGTGGCCTGGTGATGGCCTTCGGCAGCGGTCAGCTGGCCCCGCACGGCGGCATCTGGGTGCTGGCCCTGATCAGCAAGCCGCTGCTGTTCCTGCTCGCCCTGGTGGTCGGCACCGTAGTGTCCGCCCTGGCGGTGATGGCGATGAAGCGGCTCGGGCAGGGCTCCGACGCGGAGATCGCGGACGAGGCGGTCACCCGTCCGGCGGTCGCCCGGGTGGCGTGA